A region of the Drosophila subobscura isolate 14011-0131.10 chromosome J, UCBerk_Dsub_1.0, whole genome shotgun sequence genome:
TACTGCAACGAGGGCGTGCCGCTGCAGGGCATCTGCCCCATGGGCCAGCACTTTGACGAGACGAGCCAGGCGTGCCTGCACAGCGTGGACTCGCAATGCGTGGACGTGGCCAATATATGCGAAATCCTCCCGGACAAGACCAAGTTCCGCTACGAGGACGACTGCGACTACTACTACGAGTGCAAGAGCCTAAAGCAGACGCTGAACAAGTGCAGCACCACCAAGTCCAAGCTGTACTTCAATGTGGAGACCGGCTCCTGCCTGGCCCGCAATCTGGTGGCCTGCACTGCCCACTCCAAGGACGGCGTGTGTGCCGCCAGCAGTAGCCTCGTCTACAAGTCGGATGGAGCCACGTGCCGTGGCTACTTTGCCTGCAAGCCCTTCGGCACTGTGGCCGACCTGGATCCGATTTGGGGTCAGTGCGCCGAGGGACTCTTCTTCGACGAGGGGCGCCAGATGTGCGCCAAGGCCACCGATGTGGTGTGCACCAACAACCGATGCGAGGGCAGGGGCACCATGCTggtcgccagcagcagaaactacTGTCACAACTACATCGAGTGCGTCGATGGGGTCCAGGTGGCTGAGAATACTTGCCACTTTGATCACTTCTTTGACGAGGTGATTCAGGCGTGCAGCAGCAAGATCATCTACGACAACTGCTGTGACGAGCAGGAGTAGGGAGAGCAGAGGGTGTTTGTAGCATTTAAGAATTAAAGAATTACAGAATGAATCAAAAACatgttttttctctctaaCATCAACATTTGTCATTTCTGATcggaaatttaaatttaaattctgATTACTATCTATAGACACATCGATAGCTGCTAATTTCGTAGAGTATCGTCACTGTTCACAAATATATATCGCATTTCAGTATCGATATTTCCATATCGATACCCATCTAAACAATTTgatataaacaattttcaataatGTC
Encoded here:
- the LOC117894764 gene encoding peritrophin-44, giving the protein MPSRNACGVLLGACLLVFCLLDFSTADGDYSELCRLFKNGTNIRKPGTCNEYIQCSDGEGILKFCEGSTPHYDSSSQKCVKELSNSHLYCGNRCEGRNGTWVSDPTQCQRYFYCNEGVPLQGICPMGQHFDETSQACLHSVDSQCVDVANICEILPDKTKFRYEDDCDYYYECKSLKQTLNKCSTTKSKLYFNVETGSCLARNLVACTAHSKDGVCAASSSLVYKSDGATCRGYFACKPFGTVADLDPIWGQCAEGLFFDEGRQMCAKATDVVCTNNRCEGRGTMLVASSRNYCHNYIECVDGVQVAENTCHFDHFFDEVIQACSSKIIYDNCCDEQE